From the Armatimonas rosea genome, one window contains:
- a CDS encoding ParA family protein, which yields MKIITITGYKGGVGKSTVAVHLAAFFSKKGKTVLVDGDPNRTSVAWAERGSLPFEVVDQRQAMKAVAGADFIVIDTPARPDSDDLKELAKGCDLIVLPTAPDVLSLQPMLETCRALPGAKYRALLTIVPPHPSREGEIMQGELRQAGIEVFDAMIRRTVGFPKSALAGTTVETLDDPRQKAAWGDFESLGKEILALLESE from the coding sequence ATGAAGATCATTACCATTACAGGCTACAAGGGAGGCGTTGGAAAGAGCACCGTAGCCGTACACCTTGCCGCCTTCTTCAGCAAGAAGGGCAAAACCGTCCTCGTTGACGGTGATCCCAACCGAACGTCCGTCGCCTGGGCGGAGCGCGGTTCGCTCCCCTTCGAGGTCGTGGACCAGCGCCAGGCCATGAAAGCCGTTGCAGGCGCTGACTTCATCGTGATAGACACACCTGCACGGCCTGACTCCGATGACCTCAAGGAGCTGGCCAAGGGCTGTGACCTGATCGTCCTGCCCACCGCTCCGGACGTGCTCAGCCTACAGCCCATGCTGGAGACCTGTCGCGCCTTGCCTGGTGCTAAGTACAGAGCGCTGCTGACCATCGTGCCGCCCCACCCCAGCCGCGAGGGGGAGATCATGCAAGGGGAGCTGCGCCAGGCGGGGATCGAGGTATTCGATGCCATGATCCGTCGCACCGTGGGCTTCCCCAAGTCTGCGCTGGCAGGCACGACAGTGGAGACGCTCGATGATCCACGGCAGAAGGCGGCCTGGGGCGACTTCGAGAGCCTCGGCAAAGAGATCCTCGCTCTCTTGGAGAGCGAATAG
- a CDS encoding site-specific integrase, whose protein sequence is MENENGEKVGFGAARGELVPVIETSGELSEVAKLTQEARDYIQDAKAKNTIRAYTSDWKDFTDWCKIHRRESLPAGSETVALYITHLARGLKTSTIQRRISSISQAHAAAGYDDSPTKTALVRATWQGIRRSKGVAAQGKAPVLMPDLRAMVEHLPKEVAKGKGEEETVDEPREDDEQPRDRLIACRDRALLLLGFAGAMRRSELVGLDVADVIETADGLVVTIRRSKTDQEGQGRKIGIPYGSKLATCPVRALRAWRARAKITEGSLFRQVNRHGKVLEGRLGDRTVALVVKRAVAATGVDAASYAGHSLRAGLATAAAMAGVSERVIQGQTGHKSLPILRRYIREGSLFRENAAAEVGL, encoded by the coding sequence ATGGAGAATGAAAACGGCGAGAAAGTCGGCTTTGGCGCGGCGCGGGGCGAACTCGTGCCCGTCATCGAAACCTCTGGTGAGCTATCCGAAGTCGCCAAGCTGACGCAGGAGGCGCGGGATTACATTCAGGATGCGAAGGCTAAGAATACGATCCGAGCTTACACAAGCGACTGGAAAGACTTCACCGACTGGTGCAAGATCCACCGGAGAGAGTCGCTCCCGGCAGGCTCGGAGACCGTGGCACTCTACATCACGCACCTGGCGCGAGGGCTTAAGACAAGCACCATCCAGAGGAGGATCTCCAGCATCTCACAGGCACACGCAGCGGCGGGGTATGACGACTCACCGACCAAGACCGCGCTGGTTCGGGCGACTTGGCAGGGAATCCGAAGAAGTAAGGGAGTCGCGGCCCAAGGTAAGGCACCCGTGCTAATGCCTGACCTACGGGCAATGGTCGAGCACCTCCCCAAGGAGGTGGCAAAGGGTAAGGGCGAAGAAGAAACGGTCGACGAGCCCAGAGAGGATGACGAGCAGCCGCGCGATAGGCTTATCGCTTGTCGGGATCGGGCGCTCCTGTTGCTGGGCTTTGCGGGGGCGATGCGCCGGAGTGAGTTAGTAGGCCTCGATGTCGCCGATGTGATCGAAACCGCTGATGGGCTGGTGGTGACAATACGACGCTCCAAGACCGATCAGGAGGGGCAAGGGCGCAAGATCGGCATTCCCTACGGCTCTAAGCTGGCAACCTGCCCCGTGCGCGCTCTGAGAGCTTGGAGAGCAAGGGCGAAGATTACGGAGGGATCACTGTTTCGGCAGGTGAACCGTCATGGGAAGGTTCTGGAGGGGCGACTCGGCGATAGAACCGTGGCTCTGGTGGTGAAGCGTGCAGTGGCGGCGACAGGAGTAGACGCGGCAAGCTATGCGGGGCACTCGCTTCGGGCAGGCCTTGCGACGGCGGCGGCGATGGCGGGAGTCTCCGAGCGCGTGATCCAGGGGCAGACGGGCCATAAAAGCCTCCCCATCCTGCGGCGCTATATCCGGGAGGGTTCGCTCTTCCGAGAGAATGCCGCTGCCGAGGTGGGGCTGTAG
- a CDS encoding DEAD/DEAH box helicase has product MNPFGILHAVQGSYRKYVESFQRIASPDIVPVLSDAIEKGELLWKEPYIQIGRRFKPGGSLHDLISDGTLHPDCRNVFYRDESDPKSDAIQLHAHQFRSVRAAAAGQNYLVSTGTSSGKSFCFYIPIVDYCLKTKGQRGIKAILVYPLNALANSQYWNMARRLHGTGVKIGKYTGQTERTDQSALEAYRRLTGSDKPYDSEVLSRSEMYENPPDILITNYKMLEYMLIRPQDRRMLNPAWADALQFLVLDEAHTYEGRRGADVALLMRRLKRRMNGCGRIRCVATSATLVKNDDPTQARAEVGGFFQQLFGEKLGEYITEEEEALPPAEYEIPGILTPQPALLEAFDPTKLPTVWPLAEAVFGRTLAASERTPQSLEILLRGFQGYQFLVQALAERPKQIAELVTEFLERNANRSEAEARFCVEATLRLGLVEVADGRQLIPIKLHQFLQSGAKIYRCFRCNHLSLHGEASCPRCAAEGVTVSLYPLHFCRACGTELAGLSWTDEGNVVPWDMDQEDREQVAHAGYLYRFTNRDTWDEVKSTIPEEWLKLDGAPRKKYVGYVPQAATMVITESRLLLGDLAPGQDRTIGAIAPFPLKLCPACGVTRTEGRLRESNKLNFVSKVGRSTAINILTLALLTAKPDPTKPKSLIFCDIRQDAALQAGNMDDWYAHVLFRCQLFRTLEEAPAEGWDLAKVIGRLFERLEEDGFFDQHLPGVKIDSARKRSIVNGYLSYCLLEDLAVSRWYSDVNLEEVGLLRVDYDGLADLAKSSASAFSPLSVDEVYDLLLGVLEELRRNKAYAFDAWKDAGAFWGRFKNLGSDDNEPEPFLIPRTYSPPAALVMERTESDDVYPISVGERSLLYQWMERTFGSGEYLATAIRTLEQDNYLVSSRYGMGKTSVKGLALNELHLRIRSTETQKAKRCPKCGRIFWWRKNQGCMNARCRVSLEPLSVYAEQQRYYRDLYRAAATLPYLEAEDHSQQVSDTDRIEREKHFASSNEKLNVLSCTPTMELGIDIGELGSVILRNVPPNPANYVQRAGRAGRRGQGAVVLTFCATTGESTHDRHFYKHPDQMIAGQILVPRFDLANEGLLRSHLHSLVAEVAELSVLEENSHYFEPTQNEQERLIPRVSVRQEFQGVLTDRSELIRQAIESLFLTDTTLDTTPIRERFTDWQNDFWAAFESHLNALADEHVSVNLEISAMMRTAVKYDQELMTALMQRRTDIHTGGRGPRLSKKQRSSSGRSPYAMDQWLSTRGFLPGYAFGGEYITIQFPNPDDDFVREPQRALREFGPRALCYAGKRRWVVNSAVVGKEDLRAFKRCGSCGRIREITQNTLATCECGKALDAAPIQAMRMPSVRVKTENRISRWEEIRESKSFVMEEFAELPPAKSAWSFTNGSINVLLEFFPSATVTSINYRSKFATSDGASSQQVKPDLLYRPGFSIDEGDWKLRPADAPEGDNKYRALYSSGSHDALRLTVTNVDKDKAELIRVTLRTALTVGLSLALRQGPSEIRAFDLPTSDPATIQSLFYEATAGSAGALARALEIQTWREVVTQTMDALHFGSDGQDERTDCATACYECLQDFFNQREHKLLNRHEVKDLLLWLRDATPHPIGKDNWQQLIDNISGSGAANERRFLQLLRDNGLPLPKRAHYALPEEGPPIAEIDFQVGSVHVLVDGSIHHQKWVAEKDEVKRRALRAEGYTLFVFEISDEEGSLQRLKERL; this is encoded by the coding sequence CCCGTGCTATCGGATGCTATTGAAAAAGGTGAGCTTCTTTGGAAAGAGCCCTACATCCAGATCGGGCGACGCTTTAAGCCTGGGGGCTCGCTACATGATCTCATTTCGGATGGCACACTGCACCCTGATTGCCGCAACGTTTTCTATCGCGATGAGTCCGACCCCAAGAGTGATGCAATACAGCTACACGCACACCAGTTTCGTAGCGTCCGTGCAGCAGCAGCGGGACAGAACTACTTGGTTAGCACAGGCACCTCGTCGGGAAAGAGTTTCTGTTTCTATATTCCCATCGTAGACTACTGCCTAAAGACAAAGGGCCAGCGCGGAATTAAGGCGATTCTGGTCTACCCGCTCAATGCATTGGCGAACAGTCAGTATTGGAACATGGCCCGGCGACTTCATGGCACGGGCGTCAAGATCGGAAAATACACCGGCCAGACGGAGCGCACGGATCAGAGCGCACTGGAAGCCTACCGCCGCCTGACTGGCTCGGACAAGCCTTATGATAGCGAGGTGCTCTCTCGCTCGGAGATGTACGAGAACCCACCCGATATTCTTATCACTAACTATAAGATGCTGGAGTACATGCTCATCCGGCCTCAGGATCGCCGGATGCTCAATCCCGCGTGGGCAGATGCACTTCAGTTTTTGGTGCTCGATGAGGCGCATACCTACGAAGGAAGGCGTGGTGCGGATGTCGCGCTACTCATGCGTCGTTTGAAGCGCCGTATGAATGGGTGTGGCCGCATTCGCTGCGTGGCAACTTCGGCTACCTTGGTCAAAAACGACGATCCAACTCAGGCACGAGCAGAAGTTGGTGGGTTCTTTCAGCAGCTTTTTGGAGAGAAGCTGGGAGAGTACATCACGGAGGAAGAGGAAGCACTTCCGCCCGCTGAGTATGAAATTCCCGGAATACTCACGCCACAACCAGCACTCCTAGAAGCATTCGATCCCACGAAACTTCCTACGGTATGGCCCCTCGCCGAAGCAGTCTTTGGGCGCACTCTAGCAGCATCAGAGCGAACACCACAATCACTCGAGATCCTACTCCGTGGGTTTCAAGGTTACCAGTTCCTCGTACAAGCTCTCGCTGAACGCCCAAAACAAATCGCGGAGCTTGTGACAGAGTTTCTGGAACGCAACGCAAATCGCTCCGAAGCTGAAGCGCGTTTCTGTGTCGAGGCGACACTCCGTCTTGGTCTGGTCGAAGTTGCTGATGGACGGCAGCTTATCCCTATCAAACTCCATCAGTTCCTTCAATCGGGGGCGAAGATTTATCGTTGCTTCCGATGTAATCATCTTTCGCTACATGGTGAAGCAAGCTGCCCACGCTGTGCCGCCGAAGGGGTGACAGTCTCTCTTTACCCGCTGCACTTCTGTCGCGCCTGTGGCACCGAGCTCGCTGGACTATCCTGGACCGACGAAGGCAATGTCGTTCCCTGGGATATGGATCAAGAAGACCGGGAACAGGTCGCCCATGCAGGCTACCTCTACCGTTTTACAAACCGAGACACGTGGGACGAAGTAAAAAGCACCATTCCCGAGGAGTGGCTCAAGCTCGATGGGGCACCTCGTAAAAAGTATGTCGGTTATGTGCCACAAGCTGCGACGATGGTTATCACGGAAAGCCGCCTGCTGCTTGGTGACCTCGCACCGGGACAGGATCGTACCATCGGAGCAATTGCGCCATTTCCACTAAAGCTCTGTCCAGCCTGTGGTGTTACGCGCACCGAAGGCCGTCTTCGGGAGAGTAATAAACTCAACTTCGTCAGCAAGGTCGGTCGGTCTACTGCGATCAATATCTTGACCTTGGCCCTTCTCACAGCCAAGCCTGATCCAACGAAACCCAAGTCCCTGATCTTTTGTGATATCCGCCAGGATGCTGCACTCCAGGCGGGGAACATGGACGATTGGTATGCCCACGTCCTATTTCGGTGTCAACTATTTCGTACATTGGAGGAAGCGCCTGCTGAGGGCTGGGACCTGGCGAAGGTCATTGGCCGTCTGTTTGAGCGCCTCGAAGAGGATGGGTTCTTTGATCAGCATCTTCCAGGCGTAAAGATAGATTCTGCTCGGAAACGCAGTATCGTAAATGGCTACTTATCGTACTGCCTCCTTGAAGATCTCGCCGTGAGTCGCTGGTACTCCGATGTCAACCTGGAGGAAGTGGGGCTACTGCGAGTGGATTACGATGGCCTGGCAGATCTGGCCAAGAGTTCCGCGAGTGCATTTTCTCCTCTGTCTGTTGACGAAGTTTATGATTTACTCCTAGGCGTTCTTGAAGAACTTCGCCGCAACAAAGCCTATGCCTTCGATGCTTGGAAAGATGCGGGGGCATTCTGGGGCCGGTTTAAAAACTTGGGCTCCGATGACAATGAGCCAGAGCCGTTTCTCATTCCCCGGACCTATTCGCCGCCAGCAGCTCTGGTTATGGAGCGAACCGAAAGCGACGATGTTTATCCGATCTCGGTCGGTGAGCGTAGTCTGCTTTACCAATGGATGGAGCGTACGTTTGGCTCCGGTGAATATCTCGCAACTGCCATTCGAACTCTCGAGCAGGATAACTATCTTGTTAGCAGCCGATATGGCATGGGAAAGACAAGTGTGAAGGGACTTGCCCTCAACGAGCTTCACTTGCGGATTCGTAGCACTGAGACCCAGAAGGCGAAGCGCTGTCCCAAGTGTGGCCGTATCTTCTGGTGGCGCAAAAATCAAGGCTGTATGAATGCCCGCTGTCGTGTTTCTCTGGAGCCCTTGAGTGTTTACGCCGAACAGCAGCGATACTACAGAGACCTTTACCGGGCGGCAGCTACTCTTCCGTATCTTGAAGCCGAAGATCATAGTCAACAGGTTAGTGATACCGATCGGATCGAACGAGAAAAACACTTCGCTTCTTCCAACGAAAAGCTAAATGTTCTCTCCTGTACACCCACGATGGAACTTGGTATTGATATTGGTGAACTTGGGAGTGTCATTCTAAGAAACGTTCCGCCAAACCCAGCAAACTACGTACAGAGGGCGGGGCGGGCAGGGCGTCGTGGCCAGGGGGCAGTCGTGCTCACGTTCTGTGCAACAACAGGTGAATCTACGCATGACCGTCACTTCTACAAGCATCCTGATCAGATGATTGCAGGGCAGATACTCGTTCCTCGTTTCGATCTTGCCAATGAAGGGTTGCTACGCTCGCACCTACACTCTCTCGTTGCTGAGGTGGCTGAGCTGAGTGTTTTGGAGGAAAACTCTCATTACTTTGAGCCCACTCAGAACGAACAGGAGCGTCTGATACCACGCGTCTCCGTTCGACAAGAGTTCCAAGGTGTTCTTACAGACAGATCTGAACTGATCAGACAAGCCATTGAGAGCCTTTTCCTTACAGATACGACTCTCGACACGACTCCGATTCGAGAGCGCTTTACGGACTGGCAGAACGATTTCTGGGCGGCATTCGAGAGTCACTTGAACGCGCTTGCCGACGAGCATGTGAGTGTAAACCTGGAAATTAGTGCCATGATGCGAACTGCGGTTAAGTACGACCAGGAGCTCATGACCGCATTGATGCAGCGCCGCACCGATATTCATACTGGGGGGCGTGGTCCACGTCTAAGTAAGAAGCAGCGATCTAGTAGTGGCCGCTCTCCCTACGCGATGGATCAGTGGCTTTCCACACGTGGATTTCTTCCTGGATACGCGTTTGGTGGAGAGTACATCACCATCCAATTCCCCAATCCTGATGATGATTTTGTGCGTGAGCCACAGCGAGCTCTCCGCGAGTTTGGACCTCGTGCCCTCTGCTATGCAGGTAAGCGCCGATGGGTTGTGAACAGCGCTGTCGTTGGTAAAGAAGATCTTCGTGCCTTTAAGCGTTGTGGGTCGTGTGGACGCATCCGCGAGATCACGCAAAACACTTTAGCTACGTGTGAGTGCGGTAAGGCACTCGATGCTGCTCCAATTCAAGCAATGCGGATGCCCAGCGTCCGTGTCAAAACAGAGAATCGAATATCTCGTTGGGAAGAAATCCGTGAAAGCAAGAGCTTCGTAATGGAGGAGTTTGCAGAACTGCCTCCTGCGAAGAGCGCTTGGAGTTTCACAAACGGTTCGATAAATGTGCTTCTGGAGTTTTTCCCCAGTGCCACTGTGACTTCAATTAACTACCGAAGCAAGTTTGCAACTTCCGATGGAGCATCGAGCCAGCAAGTGAAACCTGATTTACTCTATCGCCCTGGGTTTTCCATTGATGAAGGTGACTGGAAGCTCCGTCCGGCGGATGCTCCCGAGGGCGATAACAAGTATCGTGCGCTCTATTCCAGTGGCAGTCATGATGCCCTTCGGCTAACGGTGACCAATGTTGACAAAGACAAGGCTGAGCTGATACGAGTGACCTTGCGAACCGCGCTGACAGTAGGGCTCTCGCTTGCCCTTCGCCAGGGGCCCAGCGAGATTCGGGCCTTTGATCTGCCAACCTCTGATCCAGCGACGATCCAAAGTCTCTTTTATGAGGCGACAGCGGGCTCTGCAGGGGCTCTTGCTCGGGCGCTGGAAATCCAAACCTGGCGTGAGGTCGTTACGCAGACCATGGATGCGCTTCATTTTGGATCTGATGGTCAAGATGAAAGAACGGATTGCGCAACGGCTTGCTACGAGTGCCTGCAAGACTTTTTCAATCAGCGTGAGCATAAGTTACTAAATCGCCACGAGGTGAAGGACCTGCTACTCTGGCTTCGAGACGCGACCCCGCACCCTATTGGAAAAGACAACTGGCAACAGCTTATAGATAACATCAGCGGCTCCGGGGCAGCTAACGAACGGCGTTTCCTTCAGCTTCTGCGAGACAATGGTCTCCCCCTGCCGAAGCGTGCGCACTATGCACTTCCCGAAGAAGGCCCGCCGATTGCGGAGATTGACTTTCAGGTAGGAAGTGTTCATGTCCTCGTCGATGGTAGTATTCACCACCAAAAATGGGTCGCCGAAAAAGATGAGGTTAAACGGCGGGCTCTTCGTGCTGAAGGTTACACCCTTTTTGTCTTTGAGATCAGCGATGAAGAAGGCAGCCTCCAGCGCCTGAAGGAGAGATTGTAA
- a CDS encoding vWA domain-containing protein, giving the protein MKIASAKEETSISSRMETTMSFDFQLATPRPLPVLVLADTSGSMKGEKIEAMNHALRTMAAELAALDDVRGEVYLGVITFGGEPNILQPPIPARQVKLPELSAGGKTPLGAALAIAHDLLEDRDIIPNRAFSPTLVLISDGQPTDLPDELMSRIARRTTANADELRETFLKWEPIQQLHTATRAARSQRLALGIEAGGSGDPTYALLEAFINQPGVPVARASEAGAILRFLQWVTLSVASRTKGRDPNAIVPELLDLSKLTDDGLVL; this is encoded by the coding sequence ATGAAGATAGCCTCCGCTAAAGAGGAGACTTCGATTTCATCCAGAATGGAGACCACTATGTCATTCGATTTTCAACTTGCTACTCCGCGACCGTTGCCTGTACTGGTACTAGCAGACACGAGCGGTAGCATGAAGGGGGAGAAGATCGAAGCAATGAACCACGCGCTCAGGACGATGGCAGCAGAGCTCGCGGCTCTGGATGATGTCCGAGGTGAAGTATATCTGGGGGTCATCACGTTCGGCGGTGAACCGAATATCCTCCAACCCCCGATCCCGGCGCGCCAGGTAAAACTTCCGGAACTGTCTGCGGGCGGCAAAACCCCGCTGGGAGCCGCGCTAGCGATCGCACACGACCTGCTGGAGGATAGGGATATCATCCCAAACCGCGCGTTTTCACCGACGCTCGTTCTGATAAGTGACGGTCAGCCCACCGACTTGCCAGACGAATTAATGTCTCGCATCGCCCGCCGAACAACGGCAAATGCGGACGAACTTCGCGAAACGTTCTTGAAGTGGGAACCTATCCAACAACTCCATACTGCGACGCGTGCCGCACGTTCTCAGAGACTCGCTCTAGGTATAGAGGCCGGCGGCAGCGGGGATCCTACATATGCCCTTCTGGAAGCCTTTATCAACCAGCCGGGAGTACCTGTGGCACGTGCAAGTGAAGCAGGGGCGATTCTGCGCTTTTTGCAGTGGGTCACACTATCAGTGGCGTCGCGCACCAAAGGCCGTGACCCGAACGCCATCGTGCCCGAACTGCTGGACCTCTCTAAACTCACCGATGATGGATTAGTCCTGTAG
- a CDS encoding DEAD/DEAH box helicase, with protein MNPTDVPGREERTATLRVILGEMTDQDRSLTARFRADEQRAEGTLQLPDGREVMLVAERDNTQANEFLVEARRYGFQALYEVVSVSGGDRKWITLRQRAYLSCIYLPEDTPLLIDLSDDVLREHQLDGLSPDALAGQLAVEFLAAQDGRAITRPQSARMRVPDDLLHGPHLAFFTLLERPGVGSRPGTPFSTGSGIRLWARRRAADLMLEEGILRCVRIFEHRTLREDAARMRLLQGYIRFGTGEHLARIRSQTRKAVLESLTRPHSYLAGWGYYLELERRLVFEEAANVGTVRYHSYKLDVDGDGLRLEFKLTTPLPEGFLGRALDLDAAAEAPDRDDSGHWRFPPDLKRAGTMERADRQTSRLITYLDYQPDFESLPPEQNGFLMLSLIGDERRMERRSAALETVSGGAVSVRPKGDPRLVGSRLATLGELLETGRAGAFETRSRDAAVTTALREHLGRDLTRDQREALDIALNTPDIALIQGPPGTGKTTVIRALVLRLMERAQERGEQMRVLVTSYQHDAVDNAIQGLEVNGLPPQRVGGKSGLAHEERHRQLYKWIEDRKKYCDGVLEQLPDDPLRARARELAHRLDRYRFDWDLQDPRALPAAVALAEETLLTNAGHISLSRTEAVRDVCQKAHTHSIQAAAALSVFPDSEDANLKSRLNALLAQQRVLVEAFADDGQFQADRLRRFLSRNGAYLGGVADREDIHNALQAVAMQQDTPPDSETWEAYVRSIRILQGDDAEENGEETSQTTAERPLTATILEQLDAIVDDLLDSAQAGYGAIADAVQYFREEIGDLARTRRMVEEYGSITAGTCQQIAEQATEYDFVIIDEAARAMPLDLLIPMVRGRRIVLVGDHQQLPQILEDQAVQEYSATKGVEDAAMLQQSLFQRLYEIFTDPKRNEGQPRRAFRLRTGFRMHPVISRLVSEQFYDNDVEAGCSADERDHGLPLYGGKPLVWLDIPRSRGGESRGQSKTRQVEVDAVVVEAERILKHAPQYTIGIIAYYERQAALLRTRIRELPLELSQKIEVGTVDSFQGKEFDVVLLSTVRSNGERSDDEDARRRRVGFLSLKNRLCVSLSRARRLLIVCGDAETVAPPIPALDALYRRCLGGEEGWYISYA; from the coding sequence ATGAATCCGACAGATGTACCGGGGCGCGAGGAGCGAACCGCCACCCTGAGAGTTATCTTGGGAGAGATGACAGACCAGGACCGAAGTCTTACAGCGCGCTTCCGTGCAGACGAACAGCGTGCTGAGGGGACGCTTCAGCTGCCTGACGGGCGCGAGGTCATGCTTGTCGCAGAACGCGACAACACCCAGGCCAATGAATTCCTCGTAGAAGCTCGTCGATACGGCTTCCAAGCCCTTTATGAGGTCGTGTCTGTATCAGGCGGGGACAGGAAGTGGATTACATTACGACAACGTGCTTACCTCTCCTGTATTTACCTGCCAGAAGACACCCCGTTGCTAATCGACCTTTCCGACGACGTGTTACGGGAGCACCAGCTGGATGGACTGTCCCCAGATGCGCTCGCGGGTCAACTGGCCGTTGAATTCCTGGCGGCTCAGGACGGACGCGCAATTACCCGTCCTCAATCAGCGCGGATGCGAGTCCCAGATGATCTACTACACGGTCCGCACCTGGCATTTTTCACACTATTGGAGAGGCCCGGTGTTGGGTCACGGCCTGGCACTCCATTCAGCACAGGATCAGGTATCCGCCTTTGGGCGCGACGGCGGGCCGCCGACCTTATGCTGGAAGAAGGCATCCTGCGCTGCGTCCGGATATTTGAACACCGTACGCTGCGGGAAGATGCTGCACGGATGCGATTGTTACAAGGCTACATCCGTTTCGGAACAGGGGAACACCTCGCGCGGATCCGTTCACAAACGAGGAAAGCCGTTCTGGAGTCGCTTACGCGCCCCCACAGCTATTTGGCTGGGTGGGGATATTACCTCGAATTAGAACGTAGGCTGGTATTTGAGGAGGCAGCGAACGTCGGGACGGTGCGCTACCACTCCTACAAGTTGGACGTGGATGGAGACGGTCTGCGCCTCGAATTCAAACTTACTACCCCTTTGCCGGAAGGCTTTCTCGGACGGGCTTTAGATCTAGACGCCGCAGCGGAAGCCCCAGACCGGGATGATTCTGGGCACTGGCGTTTTCCGCCCGATCTGAAACGGGCGGGTACGATGGAACGGGCGGATCGCCAGACATCAAGATTGATAACCTACCTAGACTATCAGCCAGATTTCGAAAGTCTCCCACCGGAACAGAATGGTTTCCTCATGCTGTCGCTCATTGGAGATGAACGCCGCATGGAGCGGCGCTCGGCGGCGCTCGAGACCGTGTCTGGCGGCGCGGTATCCGTTCGTCCGAAGGGTGACCCAAGATTGGTAGGCTCGCGATTGGCAACGCTGGGCGAGCTCCTGGAGACAGGACGGGCAGGAGCCTTCGAAACGCGCTCCCGCGATGCCGCAGTCACCACAGCACTGCGAGAACACTTGGGCCGTGATCTAACCCGAGACCAGCGAGAAGCCCTAGATATTGCCCTGAACACACCGGACATCGCCCTGATTCAGGGGCCGCCCGGAACCGGTAAGACGACCGTGATCCGCGCACTTGTCCTGCGCCTAATGGAACGGGCACAGGAACGCGGAGAGCAGATGCGCGTGCTTGTGACCAGCTACCAGCACGATGCGGTGGACAACGCGATTCAGGGACTGGAGGTAAATGGATTGCCTCCACAACGAGTCGGTGGGAAGTCTGGACTGGCTCATGAAGAGCGACATCGTCAGTTATACAAGTGGATCGAAGACAGAAAAAAGTACTGTGATGGTGTCTTGGAGCAACTACCGGATGACCCGTTGCGCGCCCGCGCAAGGGAGCTAGCACACCGACTTGACCGCTACCGTTTTGACTGGGATCTACAGGATCCGAGAGCACTCCCCGCCGCAGTCGCACTCGCCGAGGAAACGTTGCTCACCAACGCTGGCCATATTTCACTGAGCCGTACGGAGGCTGTGCGTGACGTGTGCCAGAAGGCCCATACACACTCTATTCAAGCAGCGGCAGCTCTATCGGTCTTTCCGGATTCGGAAGATGCGAATTTAAAGAGTCGTCTCAACGCTCTCCTTGCCCAACAACGTGTGCTGGTGGAAGCGTTCGCAGATGACGGGCAGTTCCAGGCCGACCGTTTGCGCCGATTCCTGAGCCGAAATGGTGCATACCTGGGCGGTGTTGCTGATCGGGAGGACATACATAACGCGCTCCAGGCAGTGGCAATGCAGCAGGATACACCGCCTGATTCCGAAACCTGGGAAGCCTACGTTCGCTCCATACGTATACTGCAGGGCGACGATGCTGAGGAAAATGGAGAAGAGACGAGCCAGACAACAGCCGAACGCCCCTTGACTGCTACCATCCTGGAACAACTGGATGCTATCGTGGACGACCTACTTGACTCCGCACAAGCGGGATATGGCGCGATAGCCGATGCGGTTCAATACTTCCGTGAGGAGATCGGCGACCTAGCGCGAACCCGCCGAATGGTGGAAGAGTACGGTAGCATAACGGCGGGAACCTGTCAGCAAATCGCCGAACAGGCGACCGAGTATGACTTCGTCATCATAGACGAAGCTGCCCGTGCCATGCCTCTCGACCTCCTCATCCCGATGGTGCGCGGGCGTCGCATTGTGCTGGTTGGCGACCATCAGCAACTTCCGCAGATTCTGGAAGACCAAGCAGTTCAGGAATATTCTGCTACTAAGGGCGTGGAAGACGCAGCGATGTTGCAGCAATCCCTTTTCCAACGACTCTATGAAATATTCACGGATCCGAAGCGCAACGAAGGTCAGCCCCGCCGCGCCTTCCGCCTCCGTACCGGCTTCCGGATGCACCCTGTCATCAGCCGACTAGTGAGCGAACAGTTCTATGATAACGATGTCGAAGCCGGTTGCTCCGCTGACGAACGTGACCATGGATTACCGCTTTATGGTGGAAAACCGCTCGTCTGGCTGGACATCCCCCGATCACGCGGCGGTGAAAGCCGGGGCCAAAGTAAGACACGGCAAGTAGAGGTTGATGCCGTCGTCGTTGAGGCAGAACGCATCCTGAAACACGCCCCGCAGTATACCATCGGCATCATTGCCTATTACGAGCGACAGGCCGCGCTTTTGCGGACACGCATACGAGAACTTCCCCTCGAGCTGAGCCAGAAAATCGAGGTAGGTACGGTGGACTCGTTTCAAGGCAAGGAGTTCGATGTCGTCCTGCTCTCCACGGTGCGGAGCAATGGGGAGCGAAGCGATGACGAGGATGCACGTCGGCGGCGCGTCGGGTTTCTATCCCTAAAGAACCGTCTCTGCGTTTCACTCAGCCGTGCCCGTAGGCTGCTAATCGTCTGCGGCGATGCCGAAACCGTCGCGCCGCCGATCCCGGCGCTGGACGCCCTCTATCGTCGCTGCCTTGGCGGAGAGGAAGGGTGGTATATCTCCTATGCATGA